Part of the Mytilus trossulus isolate FHL-02 chromosome 2, PNRI_Mtr1.1.1.hap1, whole genome shotgun sequence genome is shown below.
aacattgtatctcatctttataaatattacttataGAGAATTATTCAGtgttaaaatctttttaagtaaataaaggcaacagtagtaaaccgctgttcaaaactcataaatccatggacaaaaaacaaactaaaaccgagggaaacacattatatgtaagaggagaacaatgacataacacttaaatgtaacacacacagaaatggaccgaaacatcagacaaaatcccacaagaataacaaatataacataagtATACGTAACTGATACCATTGAGATTATATATGTTTGATGTCTAGTTGACCCTGATTTTggttctttatttttgtatatctttTAGTTTGTAAACCTGATGATGTAGTTCTCATCCATGATGCTGTCAGAATGTTTACAGATGAAAAAACCATAACACAGATCGCCATGGCAGCAAAGGAACACAAGGTTTTAAATTAACAAGTTTTTCTGttaaaatcagaatgtgaaatatgaaatatttatttaatatgcaaaatctttgttttgaCATGgcttaaaaaaactatattttcacaagctttgtttatttatatacaccAAAGAATGGAGGTCCCAGAAATTTTGTTCTGAAGTGAATGCAAATGACAAGcttgttaaggtggtacccaacacctaaAGTTAAGAACAAGTTTGGCttgataaattttcataaaattttgacaaggtatttactttgacactttgacaaaaatgtaaaaatttcaaaaaatttgaaccaaccattttatcagaaaaattaaactggttatatagcagtttgacaaacactaattttcatcattgagaagctttaagGGGCACTTCCTACGAGATATATGAAAAACctaatatgtaatttttttttggctcaatcagtaatgaaatacaaatagtgGAATAATATGTCCTCTTAAGTAGCCAATAAGGttcaatattgtcaaaataagcaaaaaacCCATTAATTATGAgtaattcacttgcaagtgaataagtCAACCTCATTGAAtccatattcatgtgaactttaatttaGCCCCTTAGCTTGAGATGGATAACACTTTAATTGTATGTGTAATGTTATTTAGAGGAAgaaaatgacaacattgaaagtgaaacaaaagtaaatcatttcattgactgattcgatccacaaataaacattttaatcccttaacaacacaatgtAACACCCGCTGTTTCAATAGAATTTCACATCGTCACTAATACATTAAAATGCATGTAAATTAAATCAATAGGTATGTTTTGGAAAATCATATTTTAGATGCAAAAGTGCATGATGAGGACTCTCTGTTAATCAAGCTGCTATGGCATATGTTTAAACTACTGAAATACCTGTGCTGAGAACTGATGTTGAgctaattttttgtttacacatatATTATCTTTTACCTGTTAAAATTATGTCAATTATTCAGGCATCAGGTGTTTACAGACCATTGATATCAACAGTTATTGCCCCTGATTCTGATGGATGTTTAGAGGAGTCATTAGACAGACACAAATACAGAGCAAGTGAAATGCCTCAAGGATTTCATTATAGTGTTATATCCACAGCTTATCAGAAGGTAAGTATTGTTtgaatcttgatttttttttcatattattttttcaatatttatgtcCGATTATTGAAGACTTGTTAAAAAATCTATGTAGTTATCATGTGATATTTTTACAACTGTTTGAACAAACCAATGAAACTTAGTCTGGTCTTTAGCAAACTAGGGGTGGTCTTATTGCAAACCAGGGGGCCTCAGTTGTTACttctgtaatcactagccagtcaacactaaggttgtgagtttgaacccCGCTGGTgcaggtgcactcgactccaatcttcATTCattaggattgtcagttttccaaTCGAAGGTCAGTGGTTTACTCTGGCCACTCTGTGTTCCtctaccaataaaaactggaCGCCACAATATAACCTTACTGCgctgcttaaaagtggcgtttaaacacaaaattattttttttataaagaaacaaaTGGTGACAGTCGGTTGAAATCTGCTCTTTTGTTgggtgttgtctctttgacatattctccatttccattctcaatttaataaTATTACATAAAGATATGTCAACTGAATAAGGGTACTAAATATTTATTCCTTGCAGGCAACAGATTATGATTTTGATTATGGTACTGAATGTCTGCTCTTAGCATCCAAATATTCTGGAGTTAAGGCTAGACTAGTGGAAGGATCAAGTAATTTATGGAAAGTAAGTGTACACCAGTGGTATCTTCTGCATTAAgggttatttatttaattttgtaaaacttattttatcaaatatatttagcTTCCAAGGcttgcaaaaaaatattgtgattaTGATTTGATATGAATTTTCTCTTCCTTTCATCATTTGCTACgtgtttcatttttgaatgaagaaataccattttatcaaatctatTCTTCTATTTGAAACAATATTGAGGACCAAATTTAGTTTTTGTGCATTAGACTGTTTTAGAGATCTCTGTGTTGTCAATTCTCTTCATCTGCAATTGACTAtagtttatttcttaaaaaaataaagaaccgTCTGGATTATTATTTCTTTTCCCATGATTTAAAACAGTAAACTTATTCTTTGCAGGTTACACACAAGAAGGATATATATGCAGCAGAAGGAGTTTTGAAAGgtattgataatataaaaaatgtaaaatttctcTCACATCATTGGCTAGTCAGGAGCTTTTAGCATACTTCTCCTTTAAAAGTTTGTACATGAATAGCTAAAGATAGGCtataggttttgctcattgtttaaagCTGTACAGTGCTGCATTCTTGTCCTATGGTTTGTTGTGGTGaatcttttgtttgtttgcaaTCATATATATGTGAAACCTATATAActcatatatatttatgctgTCATAAAACGCTTGTAGCTGTTAAAGACTATTGTcaagaaattaatttaaaatgaagTAAAACAGAATAACAGATATACTACTTATAGATATAAgtattaataaaagaaatttatataattcTTTTCTTCTTCAGAATCTGacatttctgtatttttgaaATGTGAAGACGTTCGTTTAAGAGAGTCACTGACTGaacaattacagaaaaaaagattGAAGGTAAGATAATTAGTGCTTTAAACATTGTTCATGCTGTGTAGATGAAGTGACGGGtttcatttgaactctggtaGATATAGTTATCTTATTTGCAAATCTcgtattttttataaagtgttaattaataactttaagcaaaaatatatcaataggcAGAaaccctaaaaaaaaattagcaaacATAATATAATGTGTCTATAGGTGTCATggtctttatttcatttattagtatgatttgtttttctttaaactgTTCATTGTTTCTCATGATTCTATGTATTGTGAATGAGTAATGATTTCGCTGGCTGTAGTTTTCTTTTAGGATACAACTAATTTGACggaaaaaatcaatttttcacATGGAAAtgtgatttattttatgaaaatatatattttatttaaatctaaatGCAAAAAActtcataattttcaaaaaaatagcaACACAATTAagggggagataactcaaatgaaaattttaaaagaaattttctgACAATAAAACcgttttgataattgtttaaaaaggactcttttttcatttataataaaaacaactaGATGTATCAAGAAACTGTTAATCTAACCTTGTTCTATTTGGTCTTTGTGCATATTTAATTAAGGAAACTCTGTTTTGTTGATCTTGTAACAATTATCATTTAGTCTGTTTAGTTCTCTctattttctttagtttttgctCGAAACACAACAGTGCAGTCACTCATATAAAGAGTGTCAGTCTATTCTAACTATTTCACcaaatttttacatgtaaattgaTCATGACTTGCTGAtcacttttgtgatttaaagtgtctatttatcttttataatcaTGAAagacaaaataccaaaaaaaaaagtttaaaattgtaattaaaaggcaataactccaatAGGGAGTGATCAGACAATTTCCTAAAAATTGTCTGAATTCCCTcaaaattgtcttaattttaGATCttgataatgataaaaatagtcaccaaagggcaataactcaaaGAAGTCGACAAAAGATTTCTACCATatagacttatttgtagaacTTGTTGTGCTGATAATgtttcagtttaaagttttcCTCTATCTATAAGTTTTCAAGACAATAGGCAAACATCAAAAAAGGGTAAATATTGTCATTTAAGGGCATTAACTCCTTTAAGAAGTCTTTTGATAGTTTTACATTTACCATTATTGACATTTGGTCAACTTGGCCAATTGGGCAAGATCACCTTAAAAATTGACCTGGAGTGTAGAAACAGAACAGTATAAGATATATAGGACATTAGACAGAAACCCAACACCATGAAATGATAAATGTGTACCtcattgaaatatttcttatattatttattatgtacatttttacaTTAGATACATCAGGTACAAGAAGACCAAAACAAAGACAACAGTATAGAACCCTCAGTTTTTATTCATGTGATAgatttttatgaacatttaaCACAACATATGATGACATGTTCTGATGAGTTTATAACTTACTGTGATAGTTCTGCCTGTTGTTTACTGGACAGAGTATTAATGTTAGTTGTGAGAGAAATCTCATGTGAAAGTTTTCATCTCACAATTATAAGATTGATGCAAAACCTCAAGAAAAAACATCAAGACAAAGAAACActtgttttctgtgttgtttaTCAGGTAATTATCTATAGCTGCAACTTTCTAACACCATCAAAGAGaaacataaatttttttttaaaatttttacatataaaaacaaaatgcttttcaaataattggaaaatgtttgccaatacatgtatcaagaagtgaaataaatgtttttcatcaattttaaccagatgctccgcagggcgtagctttatacgaccgcagaggttgaaccctgaacggttggggcaagtatggatacaacattcaagctggattcagctctaaatttgtggattgtgattaaatagttgacacagcataggtttctgacacagaatgaatgtgttctaatgaacttaaattttttattttctcttagagcaattcactatgctgttgaatattaatcctctcaaaaaaatgtttgaagaaattttctttttatttatgaaatttcaaatgagaaaaattgaacccaatttttttaatcacatccccctttcccttattccaaaactaatctcaattaaaatttctaatggagtttgcaacaataactactcatttaaatatatcataaaatattaagatgtaaaaaaaaacgctTGTtttcactgaatggtaaagattattttaatttatcagttggtagtaaaaagtgaatatacattgtatataacaaagatttaagttgattctggacaaagaaagataactccaattaaaaaaatttcttgctattgcacaatattgtgcaattatatatttcttgcttactattctggacaaagaaagataactctaataaattttttttagatattgcacaatattgtgcaattagatatttcttgacattgcgcaatactgtgcaattgaaaagacttgctattgcacaataccccaatataataattttagatcctgatttggaccaacttgaaaactgggcccataatcaaaaatctaagtacatgttcggattcagcatatcaacaGGGACTAAACTTAACTGTTTTTCTCTAGGGGCCAGCTGGGCCcctaagatatttttttcaggggCCCGCTTAAAATTTTAGGAGCCCACtaatatttatactaaaataaaacaaaactgaaaattaCTTAGTGTATATACTTACTAACAGTGTTCCAGCTTAAATCTCGGCAGAAGGGTGCTAGTTTTCTGAAAGGGCACTTTAGCGCAATAACCGGGATTGTAAGGATACTTTGTATAAATTACCTTGAATATTACTAGCTATAGGCTCAGCTGGAGAACATTAGTTGTATTTAAACCTTATTAAGAAATTAATATGTTCTTGATGTTGGTTccagtcagattttttttatcaaattatcataccATGAAGCAAAGCAAATCATTTTGATGTTTATGTTAACAAACTTGTACATTTGTTAAGTGCTCCCACGAAAGGAGGATCATTCATACAAGAAGTAAAACAGGAAGTAGTCttcatatatatgttcaaatacAAACTTCTTTGATTCTTctttaaatgtatgttcatggtatgaaacaaaacagtttTTCTAATGAAGCCTTATTGTAAAATCCTACTTGTAGTCTTGAAAATGTTTTCTGTGGTAAccattataatatttgaattattgccACCAGAAATGTATCATAAGatttgacaatatttattttaggttGTTTCCTAACAAAATTATCTCCTTTCAATTTTTCAACTTCCTGTTGACCTTTAGAC
Proteins encoded:
- the LOC134708435 gene encoding D-ribitol-5-phosphate cytidylyltransferase-like, translating into MDLENVCVVLPAGGCGVRMEMETPKQYCKVLNRPLILYTIHSFHRLSWIKMIVVVVDVSYLEFMQNLLTKYKFTKVKLVTGSPTRHRSIYNGVKALETVCKPDDVVLIHDAVRMFTDEKTITQIAMAAKEHKASGVYRPLISTVIAPDSDGCLEESLDRHKYRASEMPQGFHYSVISTAYQKATDYDFDYGTECLLLASKYSGVKARLVEGSSNLWKVTHKKDIYAAEGVLKESDISVFLKCEDVRLRESLTEQLQKKRLKIHQVQEDQNKDNSIEPSVFIHVIDFYEHLTQHMMTCSDEFITYCDSSACCLLDRVLMLVVREISCESFHLTIIRLMQNLKKKHQDKETLVFCVVYQDESQTEQLTEMVTSVVWNRDPVLSGQVLFVS